DNA from Elaeis guineensis isolate ETL-2024a chromosome 2, EG11, whole genome shotgun sequence:
TTTTAGTTGACCTGTATTTAAATTTTCATATCTACAACTTAATAGTCATGATCTATCAATGAAAAACAATTGAGATAATAATTTTATTCAATAGTGATTTTAAATaagtattttattattatttaatttgcaAGAGTTGGATTCAACAAGATTCCTAAGgttaaataataagtaatttaacttattcttttaattttgaactAACCATAGTCATACTCTTGATATAGATATGCAAACTATTATTTCATATATCTGTCTATAGTAAGACTATTCGCAACGTCATGTTCTTATCTGTGACAAGATTAtctataatataatattcttgtTTATAATAAGGTTATCCATAATCAAGTATCTGTAACTTTATGTTTCTATTCATCATGAGGCTATCTGTAATGTTATATTCTTGTCTACGATGAAGCTATCCATAATGTCACATTGTTATCCATGATGAGACTATAAATACTAACATGGCTAATTCAAATGCCTTTTACTAACCACTTatgcaaaatttaatttattagttAATTATATAAACTGTGCTTgccatatttaaatataaatttatattagatTCCATGCAAAATAAAAAGCAAAATACTACCGTAGTCCCTTACAAATCCAATCCCATCCGTGCATGGTACATATaaatggataaaaaattttacatccaTGCAAGTGAAcatgcaagaaaatttttacCTCATTTGACAGTACGGTCTAAACAACATGTCGACCAGTCCAACTCCTAACATACCTAGTCAATTTAGTATtgatatttaatataattagagaaactaactatCCTCACAAAAATAAACTAGCCTACCTATGATCAACCATCGCTCAAAGATACTAATTTAATTAGTCGTTTAACTTTTTTCAGGTTTCTTATGTTGAGTGTTTGAACATCAAAATTAGTCCTAATTCTAGATTTTTCTCGACCTCCCTTGGTCCAAACTaattaccaaaattaaataaagaGGAACTTGTCAAATTATATCAAACTTGTCTTCAGCCAATCTACATGAGCAAGATTGCACCAAACTCCTCTGTTCGGCATGTCTTTCAATGGGTCATAGTCCCATCTAACCCAAACAATTTCAATGAACTTATTGATCTCTGAGGGTTAAAATTGTAGCATAAACTGTTATTATTACTCACCTTTGGATGAAACGTACTTTATGATGGCCATCATATGGGTCTTAAAGGATATTAATCCTCAGACCCTATCGTTTCAGATACTTAGCTTTGCGTTGTAAAACttaattatgtctcaaagtctcACATGTTACAGAGTACAAATTGCCTTTCCGAGGTGGACCATCTACGTTCCAATCCAATAAaaggagaataaaattctctatgCAACGACCAGACTTAGCTAGAATTGATattaggatttattttttaatcacaATTTTACTTTAGATTTTGTAAACAATTATGAATGGTGTATAATAAAATATTGAAACTCAGGATCCAGGAGATAGTAACGTGACAACGTGCGTTTAGTTGTTTATTGTAAAACTTACTGTCATTactagagaaaaaaaaggaaaaagtttATCGATTTAACTGTAATTCATTAGCCTCACCAATATGAGCTGGATCATACAGTAAATTGGCAAAATAGAGCAGTCATACGTTGCAAGTATGAGTACCGttaaaaaagtcaaaaaaaaaaaaagaacatcttGAAATGTTTGTGGCCTCTTGGCCATCTCAGGCCATACAACTTCTTTGGTGTGCTCAACCATAAAAAAAGATCATTTAGTCAGCTGCTCTGTTGGCCTCGTGATAGACATGTCTGATCTCGATCGAGCAGCATCTCTGAATAAGACGCTAAGTATCACTAAGAAGGGGATGAGTAGCACTGGTCCTTTGTTGCATCTTAAACTAACCAATAATCGTAGTTGAATCGCCCTCCATAATCAACCTCTGCATTTGTAGCCATAGCTTTGCAAAAGATATACCAGCTCAGGCAGCCTGTAACTCCGCTACAAGAATGATGCTATCAAGGAGGTGGCACTCGTTAACTACTACTAGTCTGGAGTTAGGACCGTGGATGATGAAGCCTGCACCACCTTTAGAGTCTCTCACGCTGTCATCGAAGAAGATGTTATGGAAACTCGAGGGTGGGGGCACCCAAGTAATAAACACCACATGGGTCACTGCCTAAGCAgtcgaggagttttagatgtcCCAAGTAATATAGGTCAAGTATATCGATAGCACATCCATAATCTCTCTAGCTTGCGCCAATGTCCTCTCCAAGATAAATCTCATCGACTACCAAGACGCCTTAAAGATGCTCCTATTTTTAGCAAACCAAATGTAACAAATGATGTACACCACCCCAATCCTCAAATCCTTGGATGAATCACTCTGCAAGCTCCACCGAAGTCCCTCCACAAAAAATTGAGCTGGTTTTATAAAGACACCtatttttcaagatacttagatTGGCTTGGTTTTTCAAGCTGGACTGTCTACACTTTGTCCAATGAAATGAGAGTATAATTATTTACCAAAGTTTCAGATTCAACCAAAGTTAAGTTTGGCATTATACATATTAATTGatgttaataaaattttatgctcTTTAATTTTCTATTAGAAGGGTAAAGGTATCTTAGCAAATATAATTGTGCCGACTTCTTGTCCCAAAAGGCTGGAGCAATGATTCTGAAACTTCCTATGGAGATCGGAGCATGATGGTCATCGGATCCACCTATTGTTTTAGGAGGCGGTCTGCCTAGGGGTGGCAATCGAGTTGGGTCGGATCATAAATAAGTCAGATCAGATACGAATTAGGTCAGAAAGCATCAAAATTGaacccgacctatttattaaacaagttagattttcaaatctgaacctgatccatttaataaacagattatcTGACCCAACttatttaacttatttattaaatagataacctGTTTAACCGATCCGACCCAatccgtttaatctatttatCGTTTGACCTGTTTATTAGATGAACAATCTATTTAACCGATCCAATCCAACCCATTTCATCTGTTTTTAAATAAGACAAACATCACAAACAACCAGCATGTTTAATTTAGTGCAAAAGGAAGAGGAGGTTCAAATTTAGTATTTCATCTATAACTAAATCAAAACAACAACAATCGGTTGCCGGTAGAAGAAGGCCGTCCAAGATTATTGCTGTTAGAAATAGTTGAATCAGTAAAAAGatattctaaaattattataGCCTCCCTacacaaattttaaaataaatctctgTATATTTTGACAATCAACATAAAAAACAGAAGTCAAAAGAATACAAAACAGAATACAAAATTAATGggaggaaaaaaataagaaaatataccTTAGAAGGATTAAGAAAGCATGGAaggagaaaattttgaaaaaaaaaaattttagatctcgagCGGCCATCCCCCTTTGGCGACGGTCGTTGAGGAAAAAAgggcatcggccatcgaaagagtaaaaaagaagaaaaatcttaGATTTCGAGTGGCTAAGGCGCCAAGCGGCACAACTGCATAAGCCCTAGAGCATCTGGAGGAGGAAATCGAGGAAAGGTGGAAGCATCGGAGGAAGGGTGGAAGCACTGAAGGAGGTGGAAGCATCTGCCGACGGCCACTAAGGGAGTGGAGCTGTGGAGGACTGAAGGAGGAAACCCTAGAGCATCGAGAGTCGAGAACGAGATgggatagaaaaataaaatggggCCGAAGTGGTGAATACACCAGAGGAAGCCGAGGGAGGATGGAAGCAGTAAAGGAGGTGAAAGCATCTGTCGGCGACCACCGAAGGAGTGGAGCTGTGGAGGATCGAAGGAGAAAACCCTGGAGCATCGAGAGTCGAGAATGAATGGAATGAAAAAATAGAATGGGACCAAAGTGGCGAATAGCGGAACCCCTAAAGCCCCTAAAGGATCCAGCTGTCATGGATTAAACAGGTTTATAGTTATAACCCGACCTGATCCGACCCAACTcatttattaaacaggttaaacggatcagCTGTCTGAAATCTGaatctgatctgattattaaaCAGGTCAACCCATTTACGATCTAAATCTATTTAATCCAAATCCAAACCTGTTTAAGATGGATCGAATGTGGGTCGGATTGGTGGGTCGGGTCAATTTTTGCCACCCTTAGGTCTGTCAGCCGATGAGGGATGGAGGTCTAGGGATTCAATCTCTGTTAGTCAGAAGGAAGGCTTTGATCATCAGATATACTGTCAGATTCCTTATCCAGCCTAATTATCTATAAAGCAGAATGATGAGGGTCCAGTATAGGGCATAGAGCCAAGGAATCGAGATCTAAGACACCTGTGGCTGCTTCATCTGAAAGGAGATTTGTGCGTGTGGGCCTGATGTTCTGGCATAAGTCAGAAGGTTGATTGGAAATGGAACTTCAGTGGATGTGAGTTAGGATATTTAAATTTTGAGCCTATCTCTCTTCCGCTAGCCGACCTATGTCAGTAGTGAGGTGGATAGTCATCTGTGTGTTTGTGACGTGCTTATTGCTAATAGTAGGGGTTGGAGGGCCCAGGAGATCATTCATCTTTTTGGCGGTCCGCTCGCTGATCGAATCATCGTTTCTCCAATTCTGGTTCATCTCACTCAAGATTTGAGAATGAGGGGTCGTTCTTGTTGTCCTAGGATTCTTTTGAGGGATCTATTAGAAATGTGTAGGTCGACGATGGATAGGAGGATTGAGGCTGCTTTGATTTGGAGAGTGGCTGCCCATTTGAGAGTGAGACTCTTTCTTTGGAAGCTTGCTTGGGACTAACTTCTGATGCGCATAATTCTCAAAGATAGAGCTATGGAGATTCTGACTTCATATCTGGTGTATGGGTTGAAGGATGAGTCGACAGAGTACGCCATCCTACGTTGTCCAAAGGTGAGGCTGATTTGGAAACGGGCGGACGACTAACCTTGGAAGGCAAGTCATGGCCCGTGGCTAAAGTCCTTGAGCGTGGTTTGACAGAGTACGTCGGAGGAGGCAGCCTCCACTTGGAGGGGTCAAATAGCCTATATCACCTATCAAATTTGACTTTTCAGAAACAACTTAATCTTCAAGGGCAAGGTGGTACTTATTCACCAGGTGTTGGAGAGACTTACATGCTTGGCTGCAAAGTATTGCCAGTTCAACGCTGTTGGCCTATCCCTTGATACCGTTGATCCCTGAGACTCCCATGCTATTCCTACAGTGACCCAAAGGATTATTTTCATTTTCTGGAAGTCCCCACTCTTGGGATTtgtcaagataaattttgatggcAATGTCCAGGATGGCAGGGGCAGTGGGAGATTTATTATCTGGGATCTTGATGCTAGGCTGCTGGTGACCGAAGGCTCTCATCTTTTTGAGCCTTCAGTCCCGGGAGATGAGCTTCATGCTGCCTAGGTAGGCATCACTTATGCTAGACAGAAACTACGGACGAAGAGGATCTTTATTGAGAAAGATTCTGCTACAGTCATGGATTGGATCAGAGGCAGTAGGAAGCAACTGGAGACACATCTGCTTCTCCATGACATCTGGATTTCTTTATGTCATTGTGCTACGGTGTTGATCCAGCATGTTTAACTGGAGGTGAATAGCATAGCTAATTGGATTTTCTTATGTGGCAGACCACTCTAGGGACTGGATCTGGAGACAGGTGATCCGTGCCTATCGAATCTGTGGGACCTTTTGTATTTTGATTTTATGGGCTGTTCTCACACCAGAGTGGTGTGGCCTCCacttgtacaaaaaaaaaaaggaaagggggGTGTGGGGCGGGAGTGTTaagggaacaaaaatcatatggggcatgCACTATAAAAGATCATATAAGATGGACTTCACAATGTGCCATGCGTATCttaatactaattttaaaatatgagtctaaaaatcaaaaattttttctactaacGGAGTTATTAGTTTCGTGATTAaagtattctttttctttcttattttcagCATATAGTGATACATACTATATGATCATATAATACAGACTAAATATATAATCAGGTGATACATACTGTAAGCTTTTTTAATACACATCCAATAATAATGTAATACACACCTATAACTAAATTAATATATAGTTTACCGAATTTAGTTTTATCAGTACAAAGTATATAGTTAATTGATACACATTTAGCAAAATATTTATCCAACATCCCAATACACATCTCTAGATAAAGCAatatatagttttcaaaatataatatTCATCAATACATAGTATATCAGTAAATGATGCATACTAGATGACCTATTGATATATATTGGAAGTTTTTTTGATACACATCCAGTAACGATTTAATACATATctacagataaattgatatatggTTTACTGAACCTAGTATTCACTAATATATAGTATATTATCAGTTAATACACATCTAACAAGATATTCAACCGATGTCCCAATACATACCTCTAGATGAAATGATACAcagttttcataaatttttaaatataaaaatcttagaaaaaaaaattagaagaggaGAAAGGGCCTCGAGGTATGTATTGGGCATTACTGGGTGTGAATTAAGAAAACTTATAATATGTATTAATAAGCTATCTAGTATGTATCATTTACTTATATCCTATGcactgataaatattatattttgaaaactatatatTGTTTTATTTAGATGTGTGTATTAGgatgttggatgaatattttgtTAGATGTTTGTCAACTAGTCATATACTATGTACTAGTGAATATTAAGTTTgataaattatgtatcaatttagctATAGATATGTATTAGATCGTTGCTGGATATGTATCAAAAATACTTATAGTATATATCATCTGGTTATATATTTAGTGTGTATCATATACTCATATAGTATGTATCGCTAtatgctaaaaataaaaaaaatatattttaatcataaaattaataattttatcaatattttttttttaaattttttaatttatattttgaaattaatatttaaaaatatataatatattgtaaAGCCCgtcacatataattttttatagtgtCCGtcgcatatgatttttgttcggtGTTAAGGTACCCCGTCCGGGTTGACTTAGTAAGCTCGTCACCCAGCCAGCAAGGCAGCAATAGTTGTTGGATCAAGAAAAAGCCTTGAAATTTTCTAAACCCGTTGGAACCGGCAGGCGGCAGCCCGGGTCAATCATAAGATCGACCGCGGGTCAACCGGTAACAGGTGAAGGAAGGGGGCGAGGAAAAAAAAACCTCGATGTCCTCTCTGGAAGCCCTGAACACTGGTAGTCTGGAATAGGTATTTCTCCTTTCTCCCGATCCCTCTTGGCCGTTCGATGGTCGGAGATCGCCGGTAATGATGATTGGGAGTCTCAACACCGCAGCAGCCGTGGTGAAAGAGGTGAGCAGAGGTGGAGAGGGACGGCAAGGGAAGAACGGAGGTGGGGAGAGATGCTGATGAGCACCTGGCTGTCCATTTAATATATGCGCTACCTGTACTTCCagtccaaatcaaatctctcAACCAACAAGAGATGGGTCGCACCACATTATCAGAACATCATCTCCCTTCTCCGGAGCTGCTCCAAATTCGAGGAATTGATTCAAATCCATGCCCAAATGATCCGAACCCGCCTCATAGCAGACACCTTTTTCGCAAGCCGAATCATCGCTTTCCTCACCGCTCCTTCTCCCCAATCCAGCATGGTCTATGCCCGTCGTGTGTTCGATCAAATTCACCAACCCAACCTGTTTTTGTGGAACTCCATGATCAGGGGCTACACCAATCACGATTCTCCCCGACACGCGCTCTCTCTTTATAAGCTGATGCTTCGAAGAGGGTCCTCTCCGGATTGTTACACGTTTGCGGTTGTAACGAGAGCTTGTGCTCACCTTAATTCCTTGGAAACGGGTGAAACAGCTCATGCTTCGGTTGTAAAACGTGGTTTGGAGTCGGATATGTTCGTCATGACCGGGTTTATTAATCTATATGCTGGTTGTGGGGAGATCAGTATTGCAAGAGAGATTTTTGATGAAATGCCGCGAAGAGATGTGGTCTCGTGGACGTCAATGTTGTCTGGTTATGCTCAAGTAAATCGGTTGGATGAAGCTTTTCTATTGTTCAATGAAATGAGACTGACGGGCGTCGAGCCAAATATGGTAACAAGCATGAGCTTGTTTTCAGCGTGCGGACAGCTGCGAGCTCTTGATCAGGGTCGTTGGCTCCACTTGCGAATCGCGGAAGCTGGGATGGAACGTGATGTTGATGTTGCTAACTCTATAATAAACATGTATGCAAAGTGTGGAAGCATGCTAGATGCTGGTAGGGTCTTTAAGAGGATGTCTGTGAAAAATTCGGTAAGCTGGAATACCTTGGTTGGTGGCTTAGCTCAGAATGGACTCTACAAAGAGGCCTTAACGGTGTTTCAAGAGATGGCATGCTCTGAAGTGAAGCCAGATGAGATAACGGTCGTCAGTGCTTTGTCGGCATGTGCTCAGTTGGGTGATCTCCAACAAGGGAAGCTTCTCCATGCTTACATTGAGGATCGTATGATCGCTTGCAATGTTTTTGTTACAAATGCTCTCATTAACATGTACGCCAAATGCGGAGATCTTCCTAAAGCTGAAGCCATATTCAGGGAAATGCCTGAAAGGGATGTTTTCTCGTGGACAGCTATAATATCTGGTTTTGTCCAAGGGAGCGGTTGTAAGAAAGCCTTGAGCCTCTTTGAAGAGATGCAACTCACAGATGTTGAACCAAATGAAGTTACCTTGGTTAGTGTCTTATCTGCTTGTTCCCAACTCGGGGCTTTGGACCAAGGCAGGCGGATTCATTCTTATATAGAAGAACATAATGTGAGAAAGGATGTGTGTTTGGGAAATGCACTGGTGGATATGTATGCAAAATGTGGTTGCATCGAAATTGCATCACAGGTTTTTCTTCGAATGCCTCTAAGAGATACCCTTTCATGGAATACAATGATTACTGGTCTTGCAACTCATGGACATGGAAGAGAAGCGATAGATCTCTTCAGTCAAATGCAGCAAATAGGGGATGCAAAGCCTGATAGTGTGACTCTTTTGGCTGTTCTTTGTGCGTGTAGCCATTCATGCATGGTTCAGGAAGGAATATTTTACTTCAGCTCCATGTCTAGCTCATATGGTATTGTTCCTGAAGTGGAACACTATGGCTGTATCGTAGACCTCTTAAGTAGAGCTGGGCTAATTGATGAAGCTAGTGATTTTATCAAGAATATGCCAGTAGCACCTAACTGTGTGATCTGGGGATCGCTTCTCGCATCCTGCCGGGTCCATCATATGATGGAACTTGGACAGAAAATTGCACAGCACATTATCAAGATAGCACCTGATGATGAGGGAGCACATGTGCTCATTTCTAATTTATATGCTGAAGCAGGTAGATGGGATGATGTGAGACAAGTAAGAGCCCTGATGGGAAGTAGGGGAATAGAGAAGTCCCCGGGATACAGTTCGATTGAAGTGAATGGTGTTGTCCACGAGTTCTTTGTTGGACATAAGTTACTCCATCAGTATGGTATGATTTATTTGGTGCTCGATGGCCTTACACACCAGATGAACCAGACTGTTTGTGAATTACGCTATGCTTTGTGAAGCGTCAGCTGCCAGCTTAGCAAGTCTGATCTAGATCCAGGTATGTTCAGCACATGTCCACTCATATAggttttttcttattattttgcgTAGTTTACAGCAAACAAACATTCCTCGTTTGATTAAGCAAATAAAAATCCCAACTACTGTGACAGTTTGTTACAATTTGTCTTTTATATGGTACTATGTTAGCACTTCTATGTTTGTTCATCTTCATGGGCATTAATTTCATGAAGGATGCATTTGTtgcgcagttttttttttttttttttaaaaaaaaacaacaaatatACTATGCAGAATGATTATCTCCTTGAAATTGTGATTTTAgccttccttccttttttttcctgCAAAATTCTGGTATGTGGATACCTGCTATGCAAAATATTCGGCATGCATCTTTACTTGGTCAAGGAGTAGCACAATTATTTCTTTGTGCTTCGTtgcaaatataatttattctaaataaTTGTACTCCTGTCACAACTATCAGAAGATGGTTTTGAGTTTcttcatgatatgtctcattgcAAGAAATCGTCAAACTAGATGCTTTTCTTTGTATGTAGTTTTAAGTTTCTGTAGGTTAAACCTTTTGTAGAAGATGGTTTTCGAAAATATTTTTGGTCCAATATACGTGTTCAATATTTATCCCATGAACTAAATACATATTCACACGAATTCTCATGTAGCCCAATGCTCAAGCCCAAGCTGTAGCCTCTACTTCCCTGGTCCCACACCTCACGGTGTCCCATCCTTATCTTCCTCTACCACACTTCACCTCTATCCTCTCCAACCTTCGTTGCTCCTCTACCTTGTTTGCCTCCTATTTTACCACCTCCTTCCTCTTTTCCCGCCACTCCCTTGTCCCCTTTATTTGCTTCGCCCCCTCCTCCTTCCTTTACCCCTTATCCTTCCTCATCTTCATCCTCTCCTTCGTCCTCTCCCTTCTCTTTTCTACTCTTTTGTTTGCTGTCTCCCTAACGTCCTTTgctccccctcctctctctctctctaccctaAACCTACATTCTTTCCTCCACTCTCCTCACCCTTATATTCCTCCCCACACCCTATCAGATTGGGCTTGACCCGAGGTGGTGCCGGCTGAGGCTTGATTCGTGACAGGCCCGTTTGGGTTTTTGGGCCTCATTCGAGTTTAGGCTGCGTCGGGTCTGGCCCAATAAAATGTTGGGGGCTCAGTTCCAGttcaaagtcaaaaatattttttgtagtaAAGAAAAAGGATGGACCCAACCCAGCCAGGCTTGTCTCCTGTTCTGCACCATGGCTTTTTAACAACATTTGTAGCTATTGAGTCCGTTCTTGAATATCTACGTTCTTAACAGAAGTTAAATGTTGTGTCATAGAATGGCACGCCATTGTGTGAAGTGAATCTTTTGGAAGAAGGATTGATCTTACTTTGTGCGAGTCCACCATTGGATTATCCACTGGTCGCTTTGAGATCTGTTCAGGTAGATGAATGATGGAACTCGGAGCACTCCAAGATCTGTGCAGTGGGTGATCCAACAGTGGATTCGCGCCACAGAACGTGAATTCTTCTTTCCCTCGTCCAATTTCTGGTAGGCAATTCTTGGTACTGACCAGTCATTTTTCCATATTTTATTCTCCTCTCCCATATTTCCTCGTGTCCAACGTGTTTCTCACTAGATTTATCCATCAGTATTCAATACGGGAAGGCGAACAGTTAATAAATGATGTTTCCTAGGAAGGCTATCCATACTGTGTAATTGGAGGTTTGCATAAAACTGAGGGTGGAAGACTTGTTTCCATCTAGCGTAATGTGTTGCTAGGTAGTTTGTCATCCCCTTCCGAAATGGCCTTTATGGTGTGCAGAAAAATCATGCCTTCACCAAACCCCCTACGCTTCCGATTTTCCCCTTTCTTTTTAGAAGAAGAGCCGGAATGGGCCACAAAAGAATCAGAAACCATAGGTCAA
Protein-coding regions in this window:
- the LOC105041486 gene encoding putative pentatricopeptide repeat-containing protein At3g05240 translates to MRYLYFQSKSNLSTNKRWVAPHYQNIISLLRSCSKFEELIQIHAQMIRTRLIADTFFASRIIAFLTAPSPQSSMVYARRVFDQIHQPNLFLWNSMIRGYTNHDSPRHALSLYKLMLRRGSSPDCYTFAVVTRACAHLNSLETGETAHASVVKRGLESDMFVMTGFINLYAGCGEISIAREIFDEMPRRDVVSWTSMLSGYAQVNRLDEAFLLFNEMRLTGVEPNMVTSMSLFSACGQLRALDQGRWLHLRIAEAGMERDVDVANSIINMYAKCGSMLDAGRVFKRMSVKNSVSWNTLVGGLAQNGLYKEALTVFQEMACSEVKPDEITVVSALSACAQLGDLQQGKLLHAYIEDRMIACNVFVTNALINMYAKCGDLPKAEAIFREMPERDVFSWTAIISGFVQGSGCKKALSLFEEMQLTDVEPNEVTLVSVLSACSQLGALDQGRRIHSYIEEHNVRKDVCLGNALVDMYAKCGCIEIASQVFLRMPLRDTLSWNTMITGLATHGHGREAIDLFSQMQQIGDAKPDSVTLLAVLCACSHSCMVQEGIFYFSSMSSSYGIVPEVEHYGCIVDLLSRAGLIDEASDFIKNMPVAPNCVIWGSLLASCRVHHMMELGQKIAQHIIKIAPDDEGAHVLISNLYAEAGRWDDVRQVRALMGSRGIEKSPGYSSIEVNGVVHEFFVGHKLLHQYGMIYLVLDGLTHQMNQTVCELRYAL